One genomic segment of Kosmotoga arenicorallina S304 includes these proteins:
- a CDS encoding metallopeptidase TldD-related protein, giving the protein MLKKIIKALKNIREISDWKVIETIKEGHELYFIKQELDMNRAKKVSSYNVTVYRDFEEAGTKYRGSAQTTIHPGMSEKEVKKRIEESAFAAGFVKNKPYPIAEPSEAKGNISSRFQSGEISDWIAEIASEVFSQDTKEEAFLNSTEIYLTKTKTHILNSRGVDVQFDAVRAFIELVVTATGKEEVELYHQLRFSDYEPDSISKAVDEFLKEALDRAKAKPTPALGSAPVILVSEPAEDFLSYYVDNSSARAVYEKVSTFKIGDSVQGDFKGDGITVTLDPFMPGSFYSAPYDGDGFALDKEQIIKDGKLVKYWGDVRYSHYLGVEPTGNIHNFSVEPGRDSLDELREGPHLEIALFSAFNVDSITGDFGGEIRLGWYFDGKERYPITGGSISGNINQVQRDLLLSKEVQKSKRYSGPKAVKLFNVSVSGIK; this is encoded by the coding sequence ATGTTGAAAAAAATCATAAAGGCGCTCAAAAACATCAGAGAAATATCCGACTGGAAAGTCATTGAAACCATAAAGGAAGGGCACGAGCTCTATTTTATCAAGCAGGAGCTCGATATGAACCGGGCAAAGAAAGTCAGTTCCTACAATGTCACAGTCTATCGCGATTTTGAAGAAGCTGGAACGAAATACAGAGGCTCAGCTCAAACAACCATTCACCCGGGCATGTCTGAAAAAGAGGTAAAAAAGCGCATAGAAGAAAGTGCCTTCGCTGCTGGCTTTGTCAAGAACAAACCCTATCCCATCGCCGAGCCTTCAGAAGCAAAGGGCAACATATCGTCAAGGTTTCAGAGCGGTGAAATCTCAGACTGGATAGCTGAAATAGCTTCGGAAGTCTTTTCGCAAGACACAAAGGAAGAAGCCTTTTTGAACTCAACGGAAATCTATCTCACAAAGACTAAAACACATATCCTGAACTCTCGTGGCGTTGATGTCCAGTTCGATGCCGTAAGAGCCTTTATTGAACTCGTTGTAACCGCAACGGGTAAAGAAGAGGTGGAGCTGTATCATCAGCTGAGATTTTCAGATTATGAGCCAGACTCCATTTCAAAAGCAGTGGACGAGTTTCTCAAAGAAGCTCTGGACCGTGCTAAAGCGAAACCTACTCCCGCACTGGGATCAGCCCCTGTAATACTGGTCTCAGAGCCAGCAGAGGATTTTTTGAGTTACTATGTGGATAACTCAAGTGCCAGGGCTGTGTATGAAAAAGTATCCACCTTCAAGATTGGCGATAGCGTCCAGGGTGATTTCAAAGGTGATGGAATTACGGTAACTCTTGATCCTTTCATGCCGGGATCTTTTTACTCCGCTCCATATGATGGCGATGGATTCGCGCTGGACAAGGAACAGATAATAAAAGATGGAAAGCTGGTAAAATACTGGGGTGATGTGCGTTATAGCCATTACCTTGGGGTAGAGCCCACCGGGAACATTCACAATTTCTCCGTGGAGCCGGGAAGGGACTCCCTTGATGAGCTTCGTGAGGGTCCTCATCTTGAAATTGCGCTATTTTCGGCCTTCAATGTGGACAGTATTACGGGAGACTTTGGCGGGGAAATACGCCTTGGTTGGTACTTTGACGGTAAAGAGAGGTATCCGATAACAGGCGGATCTATAAGCGGTAATATAAACCAGGTTCAAAGGGATCTTCTTCTTTCAAAAGAAGTCCAGAAGTCCAAAAGGTATTCCGGCCCAAAAGCTGTTAAACTGTTTAATGTATCCGTTTCTGGAATTAAATAG